A DNA window from Pedobacter africanus contains the following coding sequences:
- the bioD gene encoding dethiobiotin synthase has product MSNTYFVTGIGTGIGKTVVSAVLTEKLQADYWKPIQSGDLEISDSLFIKHLVSNTKTIVHPEKYRLGQPLSPHLSARLDGVEIDINALQKPITSNSLIIEGAGGLMVPLNDTGLILDLIKSLEAKVIVVSQNYLGSINHTLLTLEVLKTNHIPVEGLIFNGTANPESEAYISQYSKAKILGKIPKMSIVDKESILKAGQHISI; this is encoded by the coding sequence ATGAGCAATACCTATTTCGTAACCGGCATTGGCACTGGCATCGGCAAAACAGTTGTTAGCGCAGTGCTGACGGAAAAACTACAAGCAGACTACTGGAAACCTATACAATCCGGTGATCTCGAGATCAGCGACAGCCTGTTCATCAAACATCTCGTCAGTAATACAAAGACTATTGTTCATCCTGAGAAATATCGGCTTGGACAACCGCTCTCCCCCCATTTGTCTGCACGCTTAGACGGGGTAGAAATTGACATCAATGCCCTGCAGAAACCCATAACCAGCAATAGCCTGATTATCGAAGGAGCAGGGGGGCTGATGGTCCCGCTTAACGACACCGGGTTGATACTCGACTTAATTAAAAGCCTCGAAGCTAAGGTGATCGTTGTATCGCAAAACTACCTTGGCAGTATCAACCATACCCTGCTTACCCTGGAAGTCCTAAAAACGAACCACATCCCGGTTGAGGGCCTGATCTTTAACGGCACGGCAAATCCGGAAAGCGAAGCCTACATCAGTCAGTACAGCAAAGCAAAAATATTGGGAAAAATCCCTAAAATGAGCATTGTTGACAAAGAAAGTATCCTCAAAGCAGGACAACACATCAGCATCTGA
- a CDS encoding GIY-YIG nuclease family protein gives MKKFVYIVTDRNRTSLHVGMSSNLIKTLEFYKQMPCLFFDSGQQLTRLVYFEELKTEAQALSRFKLISRFTRMQKERLVRSCNPDWVDLTIGLDFEHITSGKKMINQVNISFNMLS, from the coding sequence ATGAAAAAATTTGTGTACATCGTAACCGACAGAAACCGTACAAGTTTACATGTAGGGATGAGTTCTAATCTGATTAAGACCCTGGAATTCTATAAGCAAATGCCTTGTTTGTTTTTTGACAGCGGGCAGCAGCTGACGAGACTTGTTTATTTCGAGGAGCTGAAAACAGAGGCTCAGGCTTTGAGCAGATTTAAGCTAATCAGTAGGTTTACGCGTATGCAAAAGGAGCGGCTGGTAAGGTCCTGCAATCCTGACTGGGTAGATTTAACGATAGGTTTGGATTTTGAGCACATCACTTCGGGGAAGAAGATGATCAATCAGGTAAACATTTCGTTTAACATGCTTTCTTAA
- the rpmI gene encoding 50S ribosomal protein L35 codes for MPKMKTNSSAKKRFSLTGTGKIARKNAYKSHILTKMSTKRKRNLGHTSMVSDADMGNVKRMLCIGK; via the coding sequence ATGCCAAAAATGAAAACCAATTCCAGTGCTAAAAAGCGTTTTTCGCTTACTGGAACAGGTAAAATCGCAAGGAAGAATGCCTACAAAAGCCACATCTTGACAAAGATGTCGACTAAACGTAAGCGTAACTTAGGACACACTTCAATGGTGTCAGACGCTGATATGGGCAACGTTAAACGTATGCTTTGCATCGGTAAATAA
- the rplT gene encoding 50S ribosomal protein L20 produces MPRSVNAVASRRRRKKVLNLAKGYWGSRSKVFTIAKNTVEKGLQYAYRDRKVKKREFRGLWIQRINAGARQHGISYSQLIGKLAAKNIGLNRKVLADLAMNHPEAFKAVIDTVK; encoded by the coding sequence ATGCCACGTTCGGTAAACGCAGTAGCTTCGAGAAGAAGAAGGAAAAAGGTCTTAAATTTAGCCAAAGGCTATTGGGGATCAAGAAGCAAGGTTTTCACCATTGCTAAAAATACGGTAGAAAAAGGTTTGCAGTATGCATACCGCGACCGTAAAGTTAAGAAAAGAGAATTCCGCGGATTGTGGATTCAGCGTATCAATGCTGGTGCACGTCAGCACGGTATATCTTACTCTCAGTTAATTGGTAAGTTAGCCGCCAAAAACATTGGTTTGAACCGTAAGGTTCTGGCGGATTTAGCGATGAACCATCCAGAAGCTTTTAAAGCTGTAATTGATACAGTAAAATAG
- a CDS encoding penicillin-binding protein 1A — MFKEIRNKYLRYSSIFLFCIIVFFCALQLNFLWLFGYSPSYEDIKTPTLRVGSELYTSDGKLIGRYYKENRTPVSFNEISPSVVKALVATEDVRFYKHMGIDFRSLLSSGISTATGDKRGASTITQQLAKNLYRTRYNKSQGLLSRIPLVRTIVAKLKEWLTAVKLESNYSKNDIITMYLNTVSFGNNAYGIKTASRIYFDKEANELDVPESALLVGMLKGTSLYNPVKNPEKALERRNVALAQMNKYNYISAAELSTYKNMPIKLKEGRVDEGSDGDSYLRAAVDKYLEKWCKDNNYDLYEDGLKIYTTIDSKLQKYAEEAVAEQMKVVQRRFYSVWGNEDPWEDSEGKKVDYPDRAMRNLPIYKQLEKKYPTTPDSISAYLNRKKKMKIFTWKGDRDTLFSTMDSIRYYGKIMNTGMMTLDPFNGKIKVWVGGLDHKYFKYDHVNQSKRQAGSTFKPFAYLAALESGMSPCDKFTDKPVRIAYQEKGKTEYWEPKNADWSVSYREMSLRWAMGKSVNTITAQVTEKVGWENVVKWAHDCGIDSHLESVPSVSLGTNDVSVFEMVKAYGTFLNGGFKTDPILVEKITDLDNNIIEEFKAKTKRVLSEEISWLMLYMFRGGMEEPGGTSQALWEWDLWKKGNQIGGKTGTSNDYVDAWYMGITKDLVTGVWVGCDERTAHFKNGETGEGSRTALPVFAKFMEKVYKDPSTGYTMGPFPKAKVKITREINCPTPRYEVDTTSNDSLAVDSTNFDVPKIEEPQSPATTEPVVQKTEEKKPVDPVKQPAPEVPLTRKEERELRKKQRQEERERKKNNQ; from the coding sequence ATGTTTAAAGAAATTCGCAATAAGTACCTCCGTTATTCTAGCATATTCCTTTTTTGTATCATTGTCTTCTTCTGTGCACTGCAACTCAATTTCTTATGGTTATTTGGGTATTCCCCATCCTATGAGGACATCAAGACCCCTACCCTTCGTGTAGGCTCAGAACTCTATACCTCAGATGGCAAATTAATAGGCCGCTATTATAAAGAAAACCGTACACCTGTTAGCTTCAATGAAATATCACCGAGTGTGGTTAAAGCATTAGTGGCTACAGAGGACGTCCGTTTTTACAAGCACATGGGCATCGATTTCCGCTCACTGCTTTCCAGCGGCATTTCTACGGCTACGGGCGACAAACGCGGGGCAAGTACCATTACCCAGCAGCTGGCCAAAAACCTCTACCGTACCCGTTACAACAAATCGCAGGGTCTGCTCAGCCGCATTCCCCTGGTACGCACCATAGTGGCCAAACTCAAAGAATGGCTTACCGCTGTAAAACTGGAATCCAACTACTCCAAAAACGATATCATCACGATGTACCTCAATACGGTATCTTTTGGTAACAATGCTTATGGTATCAAAACCGCATCACGCATCTATTTCGACAAAGAAGCCAACGAACTTGATGTTCCTGAATCGGCCCTGCTGGTAGGTATGCTGAAAGGTACCAGTCTTTATAACCCGGTAAAAAATCCGGAAAAAGCATTGGAACGCCGTAATGTTGCCCTGGCACAGATGAACAAATACAATTACATCTCGGCAGCCGAACTGAGTACCTATAAAAATATGCCCATAAAATTAAAAGAAGGCAGGGTTGATGAAGGCAGTGATGGCGATTCCTATCTGAGGGCTGCAGTAGACAAGTACCTGGAAAAATGGTGTAAAGACAACAATTACGACCTCTATGAAGATGGATTGAAAATATACACCACCATAGATTCCAAACTCCAGAAATATGCCGAAGAAGCTGTTGCAGAGCAAATGAAAGTTGTACAGCGACGGTTTTACAGTGTTTGGGGAAATGAAGACCCATGGGAAGACTCGGAAGGAAAGAAAGTAGATTATCCGGACCGTGCCATGCGCAATTTGCCCATCTATAAACAACTTGAAAAAAAATACCCCACTACGCCAGACTCCATAAGCGCCTATTTGAACAGGAAAAAGAAGATGAAGATCTTTACCTGGAAAGGTGATCGTGATACCCTGTTCTCTACCATGGATTCGATCCGTTACTACGGAAAAATCATGAATACCGGGATGATGACCCTCGATCCTTTTAATGGCAAAATTAAGGTATGGGTGGGCGGACTGGATCATAAATACTTTAAATATGACCACGTAAACCAGTCTAAAAGACAGGCAGGATCAACATTTAAACCCTTTGCTTACCTGGCCGCACTGGAAAGTGGCATGAGTCCATGTGATAAGTTTACCGACAAACCGGTCAGGATTGCCTATCAGGAAAAAGGGAAAACGGAATACTGGGAGCCTAAAAATGCCGACTGGAGCGTAAGCTACCGCGAAATGTCACTGCGCTGGGCAATGGGTAAATCTGTAAACACGATAACCGCACAGGTTACCGAAAAAGTGGGCTGGGAAAATGTAGTCAAATGGGCACACGATTGCGGTATCGACAGCCACCTTGAATCGGTGCCTTCCGTGAGTTTGGGCACCAACGATGTTTCTGTATTCGAAATGGTAAAAGCCTATGGGACCTTCCTGAACGGTGGTTTTAAAACCGATCCAATCCTGGTTGAAAAGATTACTGACCTTGACAACAACATCATTGAAGAATTTAAAGCCAAAACCAAACGTGTACTGAGCGAGGAAATATCCTGGCTGATGCTCTACATGTTCAGGGGTGGAATGGAAGAGCCAGGCGGTACTTCGCAGGCTTTGTGGGAATGGGACCTTTGGAAAAAAGGCAACCAGATCGGCGGAAAAACAGGCACCTCAAATGACTATGTAGATGCCTGGTACATGGGCATTACCAAAGACCTTGTAACAGGTGTATGGGTAGGCTGCGACGAACGCACCGCCCATTTTAAAAACGGCGAAACCGGTGAAGGTTCCAGAACAGCACTCCCTGTTTTTGCTAAATTCATGGAAAAAGTATATAAAGATCCCAGCACAGGTTACACCATGGGCCCTTTTCCTAAAGCCAAAGTAAAAATAACCCGTGAGATCAATTGCCCTACCCCAAGATATGAAGTGGATACTACTTCCAATGATAGTCTGGCTGTGGATTCCACCAATTTTGATGTTCCTAAAATAGAAGAACCACAGTCACCGGCTACCACAGAACCTGTAGTGCAAAAAACAGAAGAAAAGAAACCGGTTGATCCGGTAAAGCAACCCGCTCCTGAAGTACCCTTAACCAGGAAAGAAGAAAGGGAACTGAGAAAAAAACAACGTCAGGAAGAAAGAGAAAGAAAGAAAAACAATCAGTGA
- the infC gene encoding translation initiation factor IF-3: MALGRPGFNRGPRPPFKKKEAEHNINQFIRAQEVRLAGDNVEPGIYPLAKALAIADELELDLVEISPNAVPPVCRIIDYSKFVYEQKKKQKEIKANAKQTVIKEIRFGPNTNDHDFQFKLKHAISFLENGEKVRAYVHFKGRAIVYKEQGEILLLKFAQALEDYGKVELLPKLEGKRMFLTLAPKVAKK, encoded by the coding sequence TTGGCATTAGGCAGACCAGGATTTAACAGGGGACCACGTCCTCCTTTTAAGAAAAAAGAAGCAGAACATAATATTAATCAGTTTATCAGGGCACAAGAGGTGAGATTAGCTGGGGATAATGTTGAACCGGGGATCTATCCTTTGGCAAAAGCTTTGGCCATTGCTGACGAACTGGAACTGGATCTTGTAGAGATCTCTCCAAATGCAGTGCCACCGGTTTGTAGGATTATTGATTACAGTAAGTTTGTTTACGAGCAGAAGAAAAAGCAGAAGGAGATCAAAGCAAATGCGAAGCAGACTGTAATTAAGGAGATTCGTTTCGGACCTAACACCAATGATCATGATTTTCAGTTTAAACTGAAACATGCCATTAGTTTCCTGGAGAATGGAGAAAAGGTTAGGGCTTATGTTCACTTTAAAGGCCGTGCGATTGTTTACAAGGAGCAAGGAGAAATCCTGTTGCTGAAGTTTGCACAGGCATTGGAAGATTACGGTAAAGTGGAACTGTTACCTAAGCTGGAAGGTAAGCGTATGTTTTTAACGCTGGCTCCAAAAGTTGCTAAGAAATAA
- a CDS encoding XRE family transcriptional regulator, with protein MSNISSNLKYLRKKRGQTQQQFADAMQIKRSLIGAYEEDRAEPKYELLKRIAEYFDLTIDEFLNENINDNWKPKPKSQGSNLRILSISVDKDDNENIEMVPVKASAGYLNGFSDPQYIKDLPKFQLPLPFLKQGTFRAFEIVGDSMLPIQPGSIIVAEYLDNWNDVKTGETYIIISRAEGVVYKRAGNRFKENKELKLISDNKVYDPYTVSADDILEIWKAKAYISTALPEPTPEPTIETLSAMMAQMQKSISQLNKN; from the coding sequence ATGTCAAATATTTCATCCAACCTTAAGTACCTAAGAAAGAAAAGAGGGCAAACCCAACAGCAATTTGCTGATGCTATGCAGATTAAGCGTTCTTTAATCGGAGCCTACGAGGAAGATCGTGCCGAGCCTAAGTACGAATTACTAAAAAGAATAGCAGAATATTTTGACCTCACCATAGATGAATTTCTAAACGAAAACATCAATGACAACTGGAAACCAAAACCTAAAAGCCAAGGCTCAAACCTGCGGATTTTAAGTATATCGGTTGACAAAGATGACAATGAGAACATTGAAATGGTACCGGTGAAAGCAAGCGCGGGTTACCTCAATGGCTTTTCAGATCCTCAGTACATCAAGGATCTGCCTAAATTTCAGCTGCCCCTGCCCTTTTTAAAGCAAGGTACCTTCAGGGCGTTCGAAATCGTGGGTGATTCTATGCTGCCGATTCAGCCGGGAAGCATCATTGTAGCAGAGTACCTCGACAACTGGAACGATGTAAAAACAGGCGAAACCTATATCATCATCAGTCGCGCCGAAGGTGTTGTTTACAAAAGGGCTGGCAACCGCTTTAAGGAAAACAAAGAACTGAAACTGATTTCTGATAATAAAGTCTACGATCCATACACCGTTTCGGCCGATGATATCCTTGAAATCTGGAAAGCCAAAGCCTATATCTCAACAGCACTGCCAGAACCAACCCCAGAGCCAACTATAGAAACATTAAGCGCCATGATGGCCCAGATGCAGAAATCCATCTCGCAGCTTAACAAAAATTAA
- a CDS encoding aminotransferase class I/II-fold pyridoxal phosphate-dependent enzyme, with amino-acid sequence MNKAEEFIKDKLQQRAEKGILRKLSSAIFQSDFSSNDYLGFARSAELKIKTEQALDLIPAYQNGSAGSRLLSGNHWFTEETEQHIAAFHLAPAALLFNSGYDANLGLLSSLAQRGDAIIADELIHASLIDGARLSNANRYTFKHNDMDSLQSKLKLAKGNSYVVTESVFSMDGDTAPLAEISKLCKTYQANLIVDEAHALGIYGKHGAGLVQQLGLENEVFARVITFGKALGCHGAVVLGSKNLRTYLINFARSFIYTTAAPLHAIANIKSAYQLLEQTDYTPLIKEKIACYQNLISEVAMNKTPSTSAIHTVIYPDSNSAKKAAATLQEKGLDVRAILSPTVAEGKERLRICLHAFNTETEIQTLVKELIKTYNA; translated from the coding sequence ATGAACAAGGCAGAGGAATTCATAAAGGATAAATTACAGCAAAGGGCTGAAAAAGGCATTTTGAGGAAACTCTCTTCAGCAATATTCCAGTCTGATTTCTCCTCTAACGACTACCTAGGCTTTGCCAGATCAGCCGAATTAAAGATAAAAACGGAACAGGCCCTGGACCTGATTCCTGCATACCAAAACGGTTCTGCAGGCTCGCGCCTGCTCAGCGGAAATCACTGGTTTACAGAGGAAACCGAACAACACATTGCCGCTTTTCACCTGGCTCCGGCGGCGCTCCTCTTCAATTCTGGTTATGATGCTAACCTTGGCCTGCTTTCAAGCCTGGCACAGCGTGGAGATGCCATCATTGCTGACGAGCTCATACATGCCAGCCTGATAGACGGCGCCCGGCTCAGTAATGCAAACCGCTATACTTTTAAACATAACGACATGGATAGCCTCCAGAGCAAGTTAAAGCTTGCAAAGGGCAACAGCTATGTAGTTACAGAAAGTGTATTTTCTATGGACGGCGATACCGCGCCTCTTGCTGAAATCAGTAAACTCTGCAAAACCTACCAGGCCAACCTGATCGTAGATGAAGCTCATGCATTGGGTATATACGGGAAACATGGTGCCGGACTGGTACAACAGCTCGGTCTGGAAAATGAAGTATTTGCACGCGTAATCACCTTTGGAAAGGCACTCGGCTGCCATGGGGCAGTCGTTTTGGGCAGCAAAAACCTAAGGACTTACCTTATCAATTTTGCACGGTCATTTATCTACACTACCGCTGCACCCCTCCATGCCATAGCCAATATCAAATCGGCATACCAACTACTGGAACAAACAGATTATACCCCATTGATAAAAGAAAAAATAGCCTGCTACCAAAACCTGATCAGTGAGGTGGCAATGAATAAAACTCCCAGCACAAGTGCCATACATACCGTAATTTATCCCGATAGCAATAGTGCAAAAAAAGCGGCAGCAACGCTTCAGGAAAAGGGGCTCGATGTGAGGGCCATCTTAAGTCCTACGGTGGCAGAAGGAAAAGAAAGGTTAAGGATCTGTCTGCATGCCTTTAATACAGAAACAGAAATACAAACCCTGGTCAAAGAACTTATAAAAACATACAACGCATGA
- a CDS encoding polyphosphate kinase 2 family protein: protein MNKEIEQFLAVPGKKVSLDDFSTTYKGENNKEKGIQEMEEIKTRLSALQETLYAADSHSVLILFQAMDAAGKDSAIQHVMSGLNPQGCQVYSFKTPTSEEYDHDFLWRHYKALPERGRIGIHNRSHYENVLVCKVHPEYVLNEKLPGYDSVQKIDKTFWKRRYESIRNFEKHLSDNGTVIVKIFLHVSKEEQKQRFLDRIEDRAKNWKFSSADISERGLWKDYMKAYEEAIEETSTAQAPWYIVPADKKWYARLTISHILEDVFKKMDLKFPVLASAELEKLDEIRKQLMKEQ from the coding sequence ATGAATAAAGAGATTGAACAATTTTTAGCTGTTCCGGGGAAGAAAGTTTCGCTGGATGATTTTTCGACCACCTATAAAGGCGAAAACAATAAGGAAAAGGGAATTCAGGAGATGGAAGAGATCAAAACCAGGCTGAGCGCCCTTCAGGAAACTTTGTATGCCGCCGATTCTCATTCTGTTTTGATCCTGTTCCAGGCGATGGATGCAGCCGGAAAGGATAGTGCAATACAACATGTGATGTCGGGCTTAAACCCCCAGGGCTGCCAGGTGTACAGTTTTAAGACCCCTACATCGGAAGAATATGACCACGATTTTTTATGGCGGCACTATAAGGCTTTGCCAGAGCGTGGCCGGATTGGTATCCATAACCGCTCACACTACGAAAACGTTTTGGTTTGTAAGGTACACCCCGAATATGTTTTAAACGAAAAACTGCCCGGATATGATAGTGTTCAAAAAATTGATAAAACCTTCTGGAAACGCAGGTACGAGAGCATTAGGAATTTTGAAAAGCACCTTAGCGATAACGGGACAGTTATTGTGAAGATCTTTTTGCATGTTTCAAAAGAGGAGCAAAAGCAGCGCTTCCTGGATAGGATTGAGGACAGGGCAAAGAACTGGAAATTTTCTTCCGCAGACATCAGCGAAAGAGGTTTGTGGAAGGATTACATGAAAGCCTATGAAGAGGCTATTGAAGAAACCTCGACAGCGCAGGCACCATGGTATATTGTGCCGGCCGACAAGAAATGGTACGCCAGGCTAACCATAAGCCATATCCTGGAAGATGTATTTAAAAAGATGGACCTGAAGTTTCCGGTACTGGCCAGTGCAGAACTGGAGAAACTGGATGAGATCAGAAAACAGCTAATGAAAGAGCAATAA
- a CDS encoding basic secretory protein-like protein: MNKSYTFLKRLLPVLFILIVSSQFIYAQYFGQNRVRYNNEKFKVLQTPHFEIYYYLKNEKMIQKFAQDAETWYKMHQEIFRDTFLKKNPIILYNNHPDFQQTTALQGEVGIGTGGVTEAFKNRVIMPVMELNNQTRHVLGHELVHAFQYHLLLEKDTIGLENISQIPLWMIEGMAEYLSVGKTDAFTSMWMRDALLNRDIPSLKDLTNSNKYFPYRYGQAFWTFVGSVYGDTTIVPLFKATAKYGYENGLRYTFGYDDRTLSGLWKNAIEAHYRPMLKADSSQIRITGTKIIDNKNAGNMNVAPSISPDGKYLAFLSEKDLFGIDLFLADAKTGKIIRKLSSQVSNSHIDDFNFLESAGAWSPDGKQFAFSIFSKGKNQLMIINVDNGSVALRAEMGEVAQLGNLTWSPNGEDIAFSGMVQGQSDIFSYNLKTRKVTQITNDSYSDYAPAYSQDGRKIAFSSDRASMVKNNNMAVHALNLSIYDIESKSLTDIPVFPGANNLNAQFSGDSKRLFFLSNRDGFRNLYEYNLGDNSVRQLTDYFTGISGITEFSPAISVSRNDDIVYSYYRSQRYTLYNSPISSFRSKPVDANAVNFDAAILPPMESMGVDIVNSNLGNFERFEKTTTDSMRLVPYRPKFKLDYLANSGVGVSTSRFGTGVQGGIVGMFSDILGRNQIIANLSVNGEIYDFGGMVGYINQQQRINWGVALSHIPYLTGYREIVPDKLKNGDTEINVINDRTNLIRTFEDQAQVFGAYPFNKVHRFEMGGAVSRYSYRVDRISNYYEDLGNGYPGYYITSDKRKVPLSEATNDIGVPLKSFSIFQANASFVGDNSINGITSPLDGFRYRVGVEQYFGDYQFSAVTVDLRKYWRLKPITIAARSYNYQRIGKDGENLYPLYVGYPYLIRGYEANSLYNTRNNSSNGFDINQLSGNKIAVFNFELRLPFTGPKKLSAIPSKFLFTDLNLFFDAGLAWNEGSKVVFKNQPTNNINPQLGSDGLPVKDINGNFIYTGTNERVPAMSVGISLRVNVFGYFVLEPYYAIPFQRTDVSAGVFGLTFAPGW, from the coding sequence ATGAATAAAAGCTATACCTTTCTTAAAAGACTTCTCCCCGTTCTGTTTATCCTTATTGTTTCATCCCAGTTTATCTATGCCCAATACTTCGGACAAAACCGGGTGCGCTACAACAATGAAAAGTTCAAAGTCCTGCAAACACCGCATTTTGAAATTTACTATTACCTGAAAAATGAAAAAATGATTCAGAAATTTGCGCAGGACGCAGAAACCTGGTACAAAATGCATCAGGAAATTTTCAGGGATACTTTTTTAAAGAAAAACCCGATTATTCTTTATAATAATCACCCAGATTTCCAGCAAACCACTGCCCTGCAAGGCGAAGTGGGTATCGGAACAGGTGGTGTAACCGAGGCTTTCAAAAACCGGGTAATCATGCCTGTCATGGAACTGAACAACCAAACCAGGCACGTGCTGGGTCATGAGCTGGTCCATGCCTTCCAATACCACCTGTTATTGGAAAAAGATACCATAGGTCTGGAAAACATCAGCCAGATTCCGCTCTGGATGATTGAAGGGATGGCAGAATACCTCTCTGTAGGAAAAACAGATGCCTTTACCTCCATGTGGATGCGCGACGCCCTGCTCAACAGGGATATTCCTTCTTTAAAAGACCTGACCAACTCCAATAAGTATTTTCCCTATCGGTACGGACAGGCCTTCTGGACCTTCGTAGGTTCGGTATATGGCGATACCACCATAGTTCCCCTATTTAAGGCAACTGCAAAATACGGATATGAAAATGGCCTGAGATATACTTTTGGTTACGATGACCGGACCCTTTCAGGCTTATGGAAAAATGCCATTGAAGCGCATTACCGGCCAATGCTGAAGGCCGACAGCTCCCAGATCAGAATTACCGGAACGAAAATCATCGACAATAAAAATGCAGGTAACATGAACGTTGCCCCATCCATTAGTCCGGATGGTAAATATCTGGCATTCCTATCCGAAAAAGACCTGTTCGGAATAGACCTCTTTCTGGCAGACGCCAAAACAGGAAAGATTATCAGAAAACTGAGCAGTCAGGTTTCCAATTCTCATATAGATGATTTTAACTTTCTCGAATCTGCCGGCGCCTGGTCGCCCGACGGTAAACAGTTTGCCTTTAGTATTTTCAGTAAAGGCAAAAATCAACTGATGATCATCAATGTCGACAATGGCAGTGTTGCCCTGCGTGCAGAAATGGGTGAAGTTGCCCAACTTGGAAATTTAACCTGGTCGCCAAACGGCGAAGACATTGCTTTCTCCGGTATGGTACAAGGTCAGAGCGATATCTTCTCCTATAACCTAAAAACCAGGAAAGTTACTCAGATCACCAATGATTCCTATTCCGATTATGCACCTGCTTATTCACAGGATGGCAGGAAAATAGCATTCTCGTCCGATAGGGCATCTATGGTCAAAAACAACAACATGGCCGTCCATGCCTTAAATCTGAGCATATACGACATAGAAAGCAAATCTTTAACAGACATTCCGGTATTTCCTGGTGCCAATAACCTGAATGCACAGTTCTCAGGCGACAGCAAGCGCCTCTTCTTCCTCTCTAACCGCGATGGCTTCAGGAATTTATATGAATATAATCTGGGCGACAATAGTGTAAGACAGCTCACAGATTATTTTACCGGTATCAGTGGCATTACTGAATTTTCTCCGGCAATCTCTGTGTCCAGAAACGATGATATCGTTTACAGCTATTACCGATCACAGCGATATACGCTTTACAATTCCCCGATCAGCAGTTTCCGTTCTAAACCTGTTGATGCCAATGCCGTAAATTTTGACGCAGCCATATTGCCGCCAATGGAATCCATGGGCGTCGACATTGTAAACTCCAACCTGGGCAACTTTGAGCGTTTTGAAAAAACCACTACCGATTCCATGCGCCTGGTCCCTTATCGCCCGAAATTTAAACTCGATTACCTGGCCAATAGTGGTGTGGGAGTTTCTACCAGCAGATTTGGTACAGGCGTACAGGGCGGTATCGTTGGAATGTTCAGTGATATTCTTGGGCGTAACCAGATCATCGCCAACCTTTCTGTAAACGGCGAAATCTATGACTTCGGAGGTATGGTAGGTTACATCAACCAGCAGCAAAGAATCAACTGGGGTGTAGCGCTTTCACACATTCCTTACCTTACCGGGTACAGGGAGATCGTTCCGGATAAGTTAAAAAATGGCGACACGGAAATTAATGTAATTAATGACCGTACCAACCTGATCAGAACTTTTGAAGATCAGGCCCAGGTATTTGGGGCTTATCCTTTTAATAAGGTACACCGGTTTGAAATGGGTGGAGCAGTTTCGCGCTACAGCTATAGGGTAGATCGCATCAGCAATTATTATGAAGACCTGGGCAATGGCTATCCTGGTTATTACATCACTTCCGACAAGAGAAAAGTCCCTTTAAGTGAGGCTACTAATGATATAGGCGTTCCACTAAAAAGCTTTAGCATCTTCCAGGCCAATGCTTCTTTTGTAGGCGACAATTCTATAAATGGCATCACCTCCCCGCTTGATGGTTTCCGGTATAGGGTCGGCGTGGAACAGTACTTTGGTGATTACCAATTCTCTGCGGTTACAGTCGACCTTAGAAAGTACTGGCGCCTAAAACCCATCACCATTGCTGCAAGAAGCTATAACTATCAGAGAATTGGTAAAGACGGAGAAAATCTTTACCCATTATACGTAGGTTACCCTTATCTGATCAGAGGGTATGAGGCGAACTCACTGTACAATACCAGAAACAATTCATCCAATGGATTTGACATCAATCAATTGTCCGGAAATAAAATAGCCGTATTCAATTTTGAACTTCGTCTTCCTTTTACCGGCCCTAAAAAATTATCCGCAATTCCTTCAAAATTTCTGTTTACAGATCTGAACCTGTTCTTTGACGCTGGTTTAGCCTGGAACGAAGGCTCTAAAGTGGTATTCAAGAATCAACCTACCAACAACATAAATCCTCAGCTGGGTTCAGACGGATTACCCGTGAAAGACATAAACGGAAATTTCATTTACACCGGAACGAACGAACGTGTACCGGCAATGAGTGTAGGTATTTCTTTAAGGGTAAACGTATTCGGATATTTTGTGCTTGAACCTTATTACGCCATTCCATTCCAGCGCACAGATGTATCAGCAGGCGTGTTCGGCCTTACGTTTGCACCTGGATGGTAA